In one window of Microplitis demolitor isolate Queensland-Clemson2020A chromosome 4, iyMicDemo2.1a, whole genome shotgun sequence DNA:
- the LOC103576470 gene encoding polycomb protein suz12-B isoform X2, with product MPPKKRDKELESQKTPRMDQIQADHELFLQAFEKPTQIYRFLRTRNQISPVFLYRNLSYMKERMSRSHKTRCGFRVKSILEKLMLKNSGQNPEVHGYMTLTFLGFYDKKIEVSQDPVKVETLLLKICHKKRKDVTSPIMQVSVGTSEVPINPSEDHPPPKAPTISIPNESFSLDNGHVAKTYMLLLRVYCMSNNNSCLISNCDLDTEPAQKRRKSSPGNYKCGEQVKLYGSELIVYDKHNRCLLTDGDYELGLQEVQTNVRSSPKKHSSWEPIVDIKESGPFEVFSLSPTLKFRLSWTVEPSNGLVDRPTLIHPIPNGDNKENRSENNLDRCGTNNNNNNNNNNINNNNNDNSSNMSSNNNALQNSNSLTPSKMSSYEKISKSDGAQQIVYQFLYNNNSRQQTEACEDLHCPWCSLDCGKLYSLLKHLKLCHSRFTFTYVPISQGARIDVAINECYDGSYAGSPHELISQPSGVAFSRTGPTRRTSVTNILVCRPKRTKPSLSEFLELDENEFESQRPYITGHNRLYHHTVTCLPIYPKEMDIDSEGENDPKWLQTKTMMMIDDFTDVNEGEKELMKMWNLHVMKYGYVGDCQIPLACQMFLEFKGKELLMKNLYRNFVLHMSSLFDFGLISPVILYQTIQKLQEIMKEGGEEGDVRKILRKSHEAQVERWVSTGMYASENQKSSNASVKTHFNNEVCNSNARRKTCMQLGSPPSSQAVKPVHNTVSKHASMTSTPSTKSILSNTNPTSIPFASVQNTLKKMTNDVTVSSSNVTKVSEVNGSSNNSSQSDRQSDPPARRKSTNSIVLSTNNMVPLRRKSMASDSANTEYYRRKLLLDAIPPGNGVNQKAAVNGDTF from the exons ATGCCGCCAAAGAAGCGGGACAAAGAACTGGAGAGCCAAAAAACTCCGCGAATGGATCAAATACAAGCTGACCATGAGTTGTTTCTCCAAGCCTTTGAAA AACCAACTCAAATATATCGCTTTTTACGTACAAGAAATCAAATTTCG CCGGTATTTTTGTATcgaaatttatcatatatgaaagAACGCATGTCAAGGAGTCACAAAACTCGTTGTGGATTTAGAGTTAAATCGATATTAGAAAAGTTGATGTTGAAAAATAGTGGTCAAAATCCAGAAGTCCATGGCTATATGACACTTACTTTTCTAGGCTTTTATGATAAGAAAA TCGAGGTATCTCAAGATCCCGTTAAAGTAGAAacactattattaaaaatatgtcacAAAAAGCGAAAAGATGTGACTTCGCCGATAATGCag GTATCGGTTGGAACAAGTGAAGTTCCAATCAATCCATCGGAGGATCATCCTCCACCAAAAGCACCCACTATTTCCATACCTAATGAATCATTTAGCTTGGACAACGGCCATGTTGCAAAAACTTATATGCTGCTCTTAAGAGTTTACTGTATGTCTAATAATAACAGCTGCCTTATCAGTAACTGTGATTTAGATACAG aaccAGCTCAAAAACGACGCAAGTCTTCACCAGGAAACTACAAATGCGGAGAACAAGTAAAACTTTACGGTTCAGAATTGATCGTTTACGATAAGCACAATCGTTGCCTATTAACAGACGGTGATTATGAATTGGGTTTACAAGAAGTTCAAACAAACGTTCGATCAAGTCCTAAGAAACATAGCTCTTGGGAACCAATTGTTGATATCAAAGAGTCGGGTCCTTTTGAAGTGTTCAGTCTAAGTCcgacattaaaatttagacTTAGTTGGACGGTCGAACCAAGCAATGGCCTCGTCGATAGACCCACACTTATTCATCCGATACCTAATGGTGATAACAAAGAAAATCGTTCAGAAAACA ATTTAGATCGATGTggtacaaataataataataataataataataataatattaacaataataataatgataatagtagtaatatgagtagtaataataatgcccttcaaaattcaaattcactaACCCCGTCGAAAATGTCTTCAtacgaaaaaatatcaaagtcAGATGGAGCTCAGCAGATTGTCTACcaatttttgtataataacaatagtcgTCAACAAACTGAGGCATGCGAGGATCTACACTGTCCTTGGTGTTCGTTGGACTGCGGCAAGCTTTACTCTTTACTAAAACATCTTAAACTTTGCCATTCGCGTTTCACTTTTACATATGTG CCAATATCACAGGGTGCACGGATCGATGTCGCTATAAATGAGTGTTATGACGGTTCTTATGCAGGAAGTCCTCATGAACTTATATCACAACCTTCTGGTGTTGCATTTTCACGTACTGGACCTACAAGACGTACAAgtgtaacaaatattttagtgTGTAGACCAAAGCGAACTAAACCCAGTCTTTCAGAATTTCTGGAGCTCGAcgaaaatgaatttgaaagtcAGCGGCCTTATATAACTGGTCATAACag actTTATCACCATACAGTAACGTGCCTACCAATTTACCCAAAGGAAATGGATATTGATTCAGAGGGAGAAAATGATCCTAAATGGTTGCAAACCAAAACTATgatgatgatcgatgatttcaCAGACGTAAACGAGGGCGAAAAAGAATTGATGAAAATGTGGAATTTGCATGTTATGAAATACGGGTACGTTGGCGATTGTCAGATACCTTTAGCCTGTCAAATGTTTTTGGAATTCAAAGGAAAAGAATTActgatgaaaaatttgtatcgCAATTTCGTTCTGCACATGAGCAGCCTTTTCGATTTCGGGTTGATAAGTCCCGTGATTTTGTATCAGACTATTCAGAAACTCCAGGAAATAATGAAAGAAGGCGGCGAAGAAGGAGatgttagaaaaatattacgaAAATCCCATGAAGCTCAAGTTGAACGTTGGGTTTCTACAGGCATGTACGCATCCGAGAATCAAAAATCCTCTAACGCGAGCGTCAAAActcattttaataatgaagtCTGCAATTCAAATGCTAGACGAAAAACTTGCATGCAACTGGGATCACCACCGTCTTCACAGGCCGTGAAACCGGTCCACAATACGGTCAGCAAACATGCGAGCATGACCAGCACACCATCGACAAAATCCATCCTATCAAATACCAACCCAACGTCCATCCCGTTTGCGTCAGTGCAGAACACGTTGAAGAAAATGACAAACGACGTTACTGTATCTAGTAGCAACGTAACCAAAGTGTCGGAGGTCAATGGAAGTTCGAACAACTCGAGTCAGAGCGATCGACAAAGTGATCCACCGGCTAGGAGGAAAAGTACCAACTCGATTGTCCTGTCAACGAACAATATGGTGCCGTTGCGAAGGAAGTCGATGGCTAGCGACAGTGCCAACACTGAATACTATCGAAGAAAATTACTTCTTGACGCCATACCACCCGGAAATGGTGTCAATCAAAAAGCGGCTGTCAATGGTGATACTTTCTAA
- the LOC103576470 gene encoding polycomb protein suz12-B isoform X1: MPPKKRDKELESQKTPRMDQIQADHELFLQAFEKPTQIYRFLRTRNQISPVFLYRNLSYMKERMSRSHKTRCGFRVKSILEKLMLKNSGQNPEVHGYMTLTFLGFYDKKIEVSQDPVKVETLLLKICHKKRKDVTSPIMQVSVGTSEVPINPSEDHPPPKAPTISIPNESFSLDNGHVAKTYMLLLRVYCMSNNNSCLISNCDLDTEPAQKRRKSSPGNYKCGEQVKLYGSELIVYDKHNRCLLTDGDYELGLQEVQTNVRSSPKKHSSWEPIVDIKESGPFEVFSLSPTLKFRLSWTVEPSNGLVDRPTLIHPIPNGDNKENRSENIDLDRCGTNNNNNNNNNNINNNNNDNSSNMSSNNNALQNSNSLTPSKMSSYEKISKSDGAQQIVYQFLYNNNSRQQTEACEDLHCPWCSLDCGKLYSLLKHLKLCHSRFTFTYVPISQGARIDVAINECYDGSYAGSPHELISQPSGVAFSRTGPTRRTSVTNILVCRPKRTKPSLSEFLELDENEFESQRPYITGHNRLYHHTVTCLPIYPKEMDIDSEGENDPKWLQTKTMMMIDDFTDVNEGEKELMKMWNLHVMKYGYVGDCQIPLACQMFLEFKGKELLMKNLYRNFVLHMSSLFDFGLISPVILYQTIQKLQEIMKEGGEEGDVRKILRKSHEAQVERWVSTGMYASENQKSSNASVKTHFNNEVCNSNARRKTCMQLGSPPSSQAVKPVHNTVSKHASMTSTPSTKSILSNTNPTSIPFASVQNTLKKMTNDVTVSSSNVTKVSEVNGSSNNSSQSDRQSDPPARRKSTNSIVLSTNNMVPLRRKSMASDSANTEYYRRKLLLDAIPPGNGVNQKAAVNGDTF; the protein is encoded by the exons ATGCCGCCAAAGAAGCGGGACAAAGAACTGGAGAGCCAAAAAACTCCGCGAATGGATCAAATACAAGCTGACCATGAGTTGTTTCTCCAAGCCTTTGAAA AACCAACTCAAATATATCGCTTTTTACGTACAAGAAATCAAATTTCG CCGGTATTTTTGTATcgaaatttatcatatatgaaagAACGCATGTCAAGGAGTCACAAAACTCGTTGTGGATTTAGAGTTAAATCGATATTAGAAAAGTTGATGTTGAAAAATAGTGGTCAAAATCCAGAAGTCCATGGCTATATGACACTTACTTTTCTAGGCTTTTATGATAAGAAAA TCGAGGTATCTCAAGATCCCGTTAAAGTAGAAacactattattaaaaatatgtcacAAAAAGCGAAAAGATGTGACTTCGCCGATAATGCag GTATCGGTTGGAACAAGTGAAGTTCCAATCAATCCATCGGAGGATCATCCTCCACCAAAAGCACCCACTATTTCCATACCTAATGAATCATTTAGCTTGGACAACGGCCATGTTGCAAAAACTTATATGCTGCTCTTAAGAGTTTACTGTATGTCTAATAATAACAGCTGCCTTATCAGTAACTGTGATTTAGATACAG aaccAGCTCAAAAACGACGCAAGTCTTCACCAGGAAACTACAAATGCGGAGAACAAGTAAAACTTTACGGTTCAGAATTGATCGTTTACGATAAGCACAATCGTTGCCTATTAACAGACGGTGATTATGAATTGGGTTTACAAGAAGTTCAAACAAACGTTCGATCAAGTCCTAAGAAACATAGCTCTTGGGAACCAATTGTTGATATCAAAGAGTCGGGTCCTTTTGAAGTGTTCAGTCTAAGTCcgacattaaaatttagacTTAGTTGGACGGTCGAACCAAGCAATGGCCTCGTCGATAGACCCACACTTATTCATCCGATACCTAATGGTGATAACAAAGAAAATCGTTCAGAAAACA tagATTTAGATCGATGTggtacaaataataataataataataataataataatattaacaataataataatgataatagtagtaatatgagtagtaataataatgcccttcaaaattcaaattcactaACCCCGTCGAAAATGTCTTCAtacgaaaaaatatcaaagtcAGATGGAGCTCAGCAGATTGTCTACcaatttttgtataataacaatagtcgTCAACAAACTGAGGCATGCGAGGATCTACACTGTCCTTGGTGTTCGTTGGACTGCGGCAAGCTTTACTCTTTACTAAAACATCTTAAACTTTGCCATTCGCGTTTCACTTTTACATATGTG CCAATATCACAGGGTGCACGGATCGATGTCGCTATAAATGAGTGTTATGACGGTTCTTATGCAGGAAGTCCTCATGAACTTATATCACAACCTTCTGGTGTTGCATTTTCACGTACTGGACCTACAAGACGTACAAgtgtaacaaatattttagtgTGTAGACCAAAGCGAACTAAACCCAGTCTTTCAGAATTTCTGGAGCTCGAcgaaaatgaatttgaaagtcAGCGGCCTTATATAACTGGTCATAACag actTTATCACCATACAGTAACGTGCCTACCAATTTACCCAAAGGAAATGGATATTGATTCAGAGGGAGAAAATGATCCTAAATGGTTGCAAACCAAAACTATgatgatgatcgatgatttcaCAGACGTAAACGAGGGCGAAAAAGAATTGATGAAAATGTGGAATTTGCATGTTATGAAATACGGGTACGTTGGCGATTGTCAGATACCTTTAGCCTGTCAAATGTTTTTGGAATTCAAAGGAAAAGAATTActgatgaaaaatttgtatcgCAATTTCGTTCTGCACATGAGCAGCCTTTTCGATTTCGGGTTGATAAGTCCCGTGATTTTGTATCAGACTATTCAGAAACTCCAGGAAATAATGAAAGAAGGCGGCGAAGAAGGAGatgttagaaaaatattacgaAAATCCCATGAAGCTCAAGTTGAACGTTGGGTTTCTACAGGCATGTACGCATCCGAGAATCAAAAATCCTCTAACGCGAGCGTCAAAActcattttaataatgaagtCTGCAATTCAAATGCTAGACGAAAAACTTGCATGCAACTGGGATCACCACCGTCTTCACAGGCCGTGAAACCGGTCCACAATACGGTCAGCAAACATGCGAGCATGACCAGCACACCATCGACAAAATCCATCCTATCAAATACCAACCCAACGTCCATCCCGTTTGCGTCAGTGCAGAACACGTTGAAGAAAATGACAAACGACGTTACTGTATCTAGTAGCAACGTAACCAAAGTGTCGGAGGTCAATGGAAGTTCGAACAACTCGAGTCAGAGCGATCGACAAAGTGATCCACCGGCTAGGAGGAAAAGTACCAACTCGATTGTCCTGTCAACGAACAATATGGTGCCGTTGCGAAGGAAGTCGATGGCTAGCGACAGTGCCAACACTGAATACTATCGAAGAAAATTACTTCTTGACGCCATACCACCCGGAAATGGTGTCAATCAAAAAGCGGCTGTCAATGGTGATACTTTCTAA
- the LOC106693109 gene encoding methyltransferase-like protein 22 isoform X1, whose product MMSNFRVTSEIHTENRNITSLNEKNNSTISKFIFNYPIHMLNLKNKEIKYDSDEDLILDRSKTGQLFIEHSISTELQLVGLQVWRGAFLLADYIFDNPKIFKNKNIIELGSGVGLTSIVASMLAHKVTCTDINSHGIIELIKRNFDRNSRYIKSKFNVMELNFLDCNWSSDLMEKILETTIILAADVIYDNEITEGFVDTLSKLLDSDTKRTAYVALEKRFVFTIADLDSVAPMYEEFMRCIARRNLNWNIENVNIDFPQYFQYNRNKQLILMKIYSKN is encoded by the exons ATG ATGTCTAACTTCAGGGTCACTTCAGAAATACATACGGAAAATCGTAATATAACttcattaaatgaaaaaaataatt CTACGATTTcgaaattcatatttaattatccaaTACAtatgttgaatttaaaaaataaggagATAAAATATGATAGCGATgaagatttaattttagaCAGATCGAAGACAGGCCAACTTTTTATTG AGCACAGTATTTCTACAGAACTTCAACTAGTTGGGTTACAGGTGTGGCGAGGAGCATTTTTGTTAgctgattatatttttgataatcctaaaatatttaaaaataaaaatattatagaatTGGGATCCGGCGTGGGACTGACAAGTATCGTTGCTAGTATGCTCGCTCATAAAGTCACTTGTACCG ACATAAATTCTCACGGAatcattgaattaataaaaagaaatttcgaCCGGAATTCTCGATACATCAAATCTAAATTCAATGTCATGGAATTGAATTTCTTAGATTGCAACTGGTCGTCagatttaatggaaaaaatattagaaacaACAATTATTCTAGCTGCAGATG tAATTTACGATAATGAAATAACCGAAGGATTCGTTGATACTCTGAGCAAACTTTTGGATTCGGATACTAAACGAACGGCATACGTTGCGTTGGAAAAACGTTTTGTATTCACAATAGCAGATTTAGACTCTGTTGCTCCGATGTATGAAGAATTTATGCGTTGCATTGCTAGACGTAACTTAAATTGGAatattgaaaatgtaaatattgattttcctcaatattttcaatacaACCGTAATAAGCAGttgattttaatgaaaatttatagcaaaaattaa
- the LOC106693109 gene encoding methyltransferase-like protein 22 isoform X2 — translation MSNFRVTSEIHTENRNITSLNEKNNSTISKFIFNYPIHMLNLKNKEIKYDSDEDLILDRSKTGQLFIEHSISTELQLVGLQVWRGAFLLADYIFDNPKIFKNKNIIELGSGVGLTSIVASMLAHKVTCTDINSHGIIELIKRNFDRNSRYIKSKFNVMELNFLDCNWSSDLMEKILETTIILAADVIYDNEITEGFVDTLSKLLDSDTKRTAYVALEKRFVFTIADLDSVAPMYEEFMRCIARRNLNWNIENVNIDFPQYFQYNRNKQLILMKIYSKN, via the exons ATGTCTAACTTCAGGGTCACTTCAGAAATACATACGGAAAATCGTAATATAACttcattaaatgaaaaaaataatt CTACGATTTcgaaattcatatttaattatccaaTACAtatgttgaatttaaaaaataaggagATAAAATATGATAGCGATgaagatttaattttagaCAGATCGAAGACAGGCCAACTTTTTATTG AGCACAGTATTTCTACAGAACTTCAACTAGTTGGGTTACAGGTGTGGCGAGGAGCATTTTTGTTAgctgattatatttttgataatcctaaaatatttaaaaataaaaatattatagaatTGGGATCCGGCGTGGGACTGACAAGTATCGTTGCTAGTATGCTCGCTCATAAAGTCACTTGTACCG ACATAAATTCTCACGGAatcattgaattaataaaaagaaatttcgaCCGGAATTCTCGATACATCAAATCTAAATTCAATGTCATGGAATTGAATTTCTTAGATTGCAACTGGTCGTCagatttaatggaaaaaatattagaaacaACAATTATTCTAGCTGCAGATG tAATTTACGATAATGAAATAACCGAAGGATTCGTTGATACTCTGAGCAAACTTTTGGATTCGGATACTAAACGAACGGCATACGTTGCGTTGGAAAAACGTTTTGTATTCACAATAGCAGATTTAGACTCTGTTGCTCCGATGTATGAAGAATTTATGCGTTGCATTGCTAGACGTAACTTAAATTGGAatattgaaaatgtaaatattgattttcctcaatattttcaatacaACCGTAATAAGCAGttgattttaatgaaaatttatagcaaaaattaa